Genomic window (Bacteroidota bacterium):
ATTAAGCTACCGCCTCAATTACCTGGCAATCATGAACACAAACAAAAAATTAGTATTTGTAAATAATACTTAATGCAGAAAACCCTGCAAAATTAATGTGCTTCCAGCCAATTCTCACCAATTCCCATATCAACTGTTAAAGGAACATCGGTTTTAACAGCATTTTCCATTTCCTCTTTTATTATCGGCTTAATAATTTCGAGTTCACTTTTAAGGGCATCAAAAACCAATTCATCATGTACCTGAAGTAACATTTTCGACTTTATTCCTTCTTTATCAAACCTCTTCTTTATATTGATCATTGCAATCTTTACAATATCTGCCGCACTACCCTGGATCGGAGCGTTCACTGCATTTCGTTCAGCAGCCGAACGAACCATGGCATTACGCGAATTTATATCCTGTAAATATCTTCTTCTTCCTAAAATGGTTTCCACGTAACCATACTCTCTGGCAAAGTTTATCTTCTCATCCATAAAAGCCTTAAGATGAGTGTATGTATTGTAATAAGATTCAATCAGAGCAGCCGATTCTTTACGGCTAAGGCTCGTTTGCTCACTCAACCCAAATGCCGAAACTCCGTAAATAATTCCGAAATTAACTGTTTTGGCATGGCTTCGCTGTTCTCTTGTCACTTCTTCTAACGGAACATTAAAAACTTTCGCAGCCGTGGCAGCGTGAATATCCTCATTATTTTTAAACGATTTCACCATTTCAGGGTCTTTACTCAACTCTGCTATTAAGCGTAATTCTATCTGCGAATAATCCGCCGCTAACAAAACATGATTATCATCCCTTGCAATAAATGCTTTCCTGATAAGTTTCCCTTTCTCGGTTCTGATAGGAATATTCTGCAAATTGGGATTAGTAGAACTCAAACGCCCTGTAGCAGCAGTTGCCTGACTGTATGATGTATGAACTCTGCCGGTAGTTTTTTGTACTTCTTTTGGCAGAGCATCAACGTAAGTTGATTTTAGTTTTACCAGAGAACGATACTCCAGAATATCACGCACAATCTCGTGCTTAGGAGCCAATTTCGACAAAATTGATTCAGAGGTTTGGAATTGACCTGTTTTAGTTTTCTTTGGTTTCTCTACAAGTTGTAGTTTACCAAAAAGCACATCTCCAATTTGCTTTGGCGAACTCAAATTAAATTCCTCGCCTGCTTCGGCATAAACCTTATCTGTAATTTTACTAATATCAGCTTCCAATTCTACCGACATACCGGCAAGAGAATCCTCATCAATTTTTATCCCCTCGATTTCCATCGATGAAAGCACTTCAACCAATGGAATTTCAATATCTCTGAATAAATCCGTAGTTCCCGCTTCTTCTAATTTTTTCTCAAATAGTTCTTTTAACTGAAAAGTAATATCAGCATCTTCAACTGCATATTCAGTCTGATCCTGCAAAGGAACAGTTCGCATTGAAAGCTGATTTTTTCCCTTCTTACCTATCAGCTTTTCAATTGGAACAGGAGAGTAATTCAAGTATGTTTCGGCCAAAACGTCCATACCGTGTCGCATATCAGGATTAATCAGATAGTGCGCTATCATAGTATCGAAAAATGGCCCTTTTACTTTTATATTGTGATTTTTATTTGCTAAAACCTTAAGGTCATATTTCAAATTTTGAGCAATCTTTTCAATTTCTTCACTGTAGAAAAAAGGCTTAAACTCTTCCAGAATTTCAGCTGCTTCACCCTCAGGAATACTCAAATAATAACCTTTGTGTTTCTCCCACGAAAATGCTATTCCAACAAGTTCGGCTTCAAAAGTATTTAAAGAAGTTGTTTCTGTATCGAAACAAACCGATTTTTGCTTTAAAAGTTTGTCCAGAAGCATTTTTCTGGTTGCAGTAGTATCGACCAACTGATAAAAATGATCTACATTCTCAATCGTATTAAATCCTGTAGTATTCGTTGTTTCCGTATCTGCAACAGCAAATAAATCGCCCTGAACTCCTCCTGCTGAAGGAGTGATTACTTTCCGAACACTAACATCAGGTTCATCCTGCCTTACCTCAGAAATTGAAGCTCCATACATGCTCTGTACAGTATTCATCAGTCTGCGAAATTCCAGATCTTTAAACAACTCAGTCAGCTCTTCAATATTAGCTTTTTCGATAAGCACATCAGACTCTACAAAATCAATAGGAACTTCGGTTTCAATTGTAACCAGTTTCTTCGAAAGAAAACCTAATTCTTTATTAGCCTCAACTTTCTCCTTCATCTTGCCTTTTAGTTCATTGCTATGTTCAAAAAGACCTTCCATTGAACCGTAGGCTTTGATAAACTTCTTGGCTGTTTTGTCTCCGACTCCGGGAAGTCCGGGAATATTATCCGAAGCATCTCCCATCATCCCCAGATAATCAATTACCTGATCTACTCTCTCTATTTCAAACTTTTCAAGTACCTCGGGAATACCGAGAATCTCTACTCCGTTACCCATACGTGAAGGTTTGTACATGAAAATATTTTCTGAAACCAGTTGGGCGTAATCCTTATCGGGAGTCATCATATAAACTTTATAACCTTCCTTCTCTGCTTTCTTTGCCAAAGTCCCGATTACATCATCAGCCTCGTAACCATCAACAAATAACTGTGGGATCTTAAATCCCTCAAGAATTTTATGGATATACGGAATTGCCACCTGAATTCCTTCTGGCATAGCATCGCGATGCGCCTTGTATTCTTTGTATTCAATATGACGGAAAGTGGGTTTTGAAGTATCAAAAACTACAGCAATGTGCGAGGGCTTTTCTTTTCTTAAGACTTCTATCAAAGTATTTGTGAATCCAAGTATTGCAGATGTATCAAGCCCTTTAGAATTAATTCTTGGATTTTTTGCAAAAGCAAAATATCCGCGGTATATCAATGCAAAAGCATCCAGTAAAAATAGTCTGTTATTATTATCCGTCATGTTTCTCTAATTTGTTGAAAGCGTAAAAATAGCTTTTATTTTTCTCAGCCGGAAATTTGTTTTGGGTTGAGGTCAAATATAATGGATAGATTGTTTAAAGTGTAAAGAGGTAAATAATATCCCCCTATACCTATGACCATTTTATTTTTTTCGTCACCTTGAGCGGAGTGAAACGTAGTCGAAAGGTCTCAATCTCTATATTATAGATTCTTCGACTCCACTGCGTTTAGCTACGCTGAATATAAAGATTTCGCTCAGGATGACGCCTCGTACTTGTCATCCATGCACATGCCAGTCCGGTCAGGCGGATTGGAGTTTTTGAGAAAAAAACAGACCTCTGACCTAAAAACACCATCATTTGGAATGTTTATTACAGTTTTTAACATGTTGACGACCTAATTTTACAAATGACAAACAAACAATCCTTCAATAAGATCCCTATCAAACTAAAAAACAACATGTCATGAAAAATTTAGTTAAGGATATAAATCCGTCAATAATCGAAGAATTTACATCAACAATCAGAGGAGAAGTAACGCTTCCGGAAGATTCAAACTACGATGATGCAAGAAAACTGTTCAACGGAATGATAAATAAGCATCCGGGAGTAATTGTAAAATGTGTTGATGTAGCCGATGTTATCAGCTCGGTGAACTTTGGCCGTGAAAACAACTTATTGGTTGCCGTAAGGGGAGGAGGTCATAACGGCGGGGGATTAGGGTCGTGCGATGACGGTCTGGTAATTGATTTATCCGGCATAAAATTTATCCGAGTAGATACTTCAACAAAAACAGTTAGAGTTGGTGGAGGAAATGTTTGGGGGGAAGTAGATCATGCAACTCACCCGTTTGGTCTGGCAGTTCCTGCCGGTATAGTTTCCACAACCGGTGTTGGAGGATTGACCCTTGGTGGTGGCGTTGGTCACCTGTCGAGAAAATATGGTCTGACAATTGACAATTTACTGGAAGCCGATATGGTTCTGGCCGACGGAACTTTTGTAACTGTAAATGAGGACCAAAACACAGACTTATACTGGGCTATCAGAGGTGGTGGTAGCAATTTCGGGATCGTAACCTCATTTAAATTTCAGGCACACGATGTAAAATATGTTTTTGGAGGTCCTACCCTGTGGCCTATCGAAAAAACAGAGGAAATTATGGAATGGTACGACGGTTTTATTCACAATGCAACAGAAGACCTGAATGGTTTCATTGCAACACTAATAATACCGGGGCCACCTTTTCCGGAACACCTTCACAATAAACAGTTCTGTGGAATAATATGGAATTATGTTGGAGATCCGGAAAAAGCCGAAGAGGTTTTCAAACCAATAATGGATATGAACCCTCTGTTTGAACACGTAGGCGAAATGCCTTACCCTGCGATACAATCTTTATTCGATGCCTTACTGCCTCCGGGAATGCAATGGTACTGGAGAGCCGACTTTTTTAACGATTTAGGACCTGAAGTAAGAGCCAATCATCTGAAATTCGGATCTAAAATACCAACTCCTCTTTCTCAAATGCACTTATACCCGATTAGCGGTGCAGCTGCCAGACCATCCAGAGACGATACTCCGTGGGCATACAGAGATGCTAATTACGCAGGAGTTATTGTAGGGGTCGACCCAAGTCCTGAAAATGCAGATAAAATTACTAACTGGTGTAAAGATTACTGGAATGCACTACACCCTTATTCATCGGGAGGAGCATATTTAAACTTTATAATGGATGAAGGCCAGGAACGCGTTCAGGCAAGTTATAAAGACAATTACAACAGGTTGGCTGACATAAAGGCTAAATACGACTCTGGTAATTTCTTTAGTGTAAATCAGAATATAAAACCTGCTAAATAAGATGAATGAAGGCATAAAAGTAGCCGCAGCGCAACTCTCTCCTGTTTTCCTTAATAAAGAAAAAACGGTTGATAAAGCATGCGATGCTATTTCAGAAGCCGGAGCAAAAGGTGCTAAATTAATTGTTTTTCCCGAAGCATTTATTTCGGGCTATCCTGACTGGATATGGCTTATTCCGAACGGCAAAAGAACATTACTGAATGATCTTTATGTAAAACTTGTTGAAAATGCCATTTCTATTCAGGATAAAAGCATCGATAAACTTTGTAAGGCAGCAAAAAGTGCTAAAATAAACATTGTAATTGGTATGCATGAACGCAACTCTGAAACCAGTAATGCAAGCCTTTACAATAGTTTATTATTTATAAATGAAGATGGCAGTATATTAGGTAAGCACCGAAAACTTATCCCAACCGGTGGTGAACGACTCATATGGGCACAGGGCGATGGAAGCTCTTTAGGGGCTTATGATACATCAATAGGAAAGATTGCCGGATTAATTTGCTGGGAAAATTTTATGCCATTGGCCCGGAATGCAATTTATGAATCCGGAACTCAAATATTAGCTTCTCCAACCTGGGACAAAAGCGAGAACTGGCTTCAGTCTGTGCAACATATTGCAAGAGAGGGAGGTCTGTTTTTGATAAGTTGCTGTATGACCTTACAAATGAGTGATATTCCGGATGAGTATGAATTCAAAAAACTATATTCAAAAGAGAAGAAATGGATAAGTATTGGCAATAGCTGTATAATTGATCCGAACGGTAACTTTATGGCCGGTCCGATGGAGGCAAAAGAAGGTATTTTATATGCCGACATTGATCTTCAGGAAATAATTGCTGCCAAGCGAATGTTTGATGTAGCCGGACACTACTCAAGACCGGATATTTTTGAGTTTAATGTTATACCAAATACATTTTAATATAGGTCTGTAATTATAAAAGCAAATAACTCTGTTTTTTTGTAAAGACATACGATACATCGAAAATTACGCATGAACATTTATCACCTCTAAAAATTTTAACAGAGGTTAAAACATGAATAAAATAAACGTCAATTGGATAAGTGGAGACCCATATGATTATTTTATGGGAAGATGGAGTTCGTTAATCGCTCCCAAATTTATTAAGTGGCTTAATATGCCTCCCCATATTAGCTGGCTTGATGTTGGCTGTGGAACCGGAGCTCTGAGCGAAGCTATTGCCCAACATGGCGAACCTCAAAATATATCATGCATTGATACATCGGAAGAGTTTATAAAAATGGCAAAAAAAAGACTTTCAGGAAATGGAGAATTTGTAGTAGCAAACGTATCAGATATACCATTTAAAGACAATAGTTTCAACATAGTTGCATCTGGTCTGTCGCTAAATTTCTTCCCAAACATAGAAAATGTCTTATCTGAAATGAAACGGGTTACAAAACCGGATGGGACTATCGCCGCTTATGTTTGGGATTACGCCGACAGGATGGACTTCTTAAGATATTTTTGGGATTCAGCTTATCAGGTCGATTCAAAATCACGCAAACTTGACGAAGGAATTCGTTTTCCTATATGTAATTCTGGTGGATTAATAAATTTATTTCAGAAAGCAGGATTAATTAATATCGAATCCTCTGCTTTAGACATTTATACTGTTTTCAAAAATTTTGAAGACTATTGGAAACCGTTCCTGGGAGGTCAGGGACCGGCACCGGGATATATAAATTCTTTAGACGATGAATCAAAGGAAAAGTTAAAAAACAATATACATGAAAGATTGCCCACTGAACCGGATGGCTCAATAAAACTATTGGCAAGAGCCATAACAATTAAAGGACTGTACAGGTAAAAAATATAGAAAATAAGTTCTATTGCTTTAATTTTAGAACAGAAGTTGCCTCCCGGGCCGGAAGCGATCCATAGAGCCCATAGAGGCAACTTCACTATTGTTAAACAACTTTATTACAGGTAATTAAAAAATAATCATTATATTTACTCAGTCTAATTAAGTTTAACGAGTTCGGAGTATATCAAACCAAATTCGCGGAACGCATAAAAATTACAATCATGCCAATATACATGGATCGCCACGATGTATCGGAAACTGTAACTGCTGAGATTGTAGCAGGATTACACCAGGAGGATTTAAAAATAGAACACAAATTTGGATGCAGAGGGTTAACATATTGGTTCGACGATAAAAGAAAAACAGCATTTTGTTTGATCGAAGCCAAGGACAAACAAAACATTATAGACATGCATAACCATGCTCATGGCGAAGTTCCACACAGAATAATTGAAGTAGATGGCAGTATAGTTGAATCTTTTCTCGGTAGAATAGAAGATCCTGAAAAAGCACAAAACACCAATCTGAATATAATAAACGACCCTGCATTCCGGACTATCATGATCGTTAAACTACATCAGGAAACATTAAATCCAACAGACTCGGCAGACATATACACAATCTTCAACAAGCAGATAAAAAACATTAAGGATTTACTCCTTCAATCCGGAGGAAATATTGTAAAACATGAAGATGGATTCTTTTTAATTTCATATAAATCTGTTTCGGATGCTGTAAGCTATGCGTTAAAAATACAGACAGAATTTAATAAATCAACTGCT
Coding sequences:
- the polA gene encoding DNA polymerase I, whose protein sequence is MTDNNNRLFLLDAFALIYRGYFAFAKNPRINSKGLDTSAILGFTNTLIEVLRKEKPSHIAVVFDTSKPTFRHIEYKEYKAHRDAMPEGIQVAIPYIHKILEGFKIPQLFVDGYEADDVIGTLAKKAEKEGYKVYMMTPDKDYAQLVSENIFMYKPSRMGNGVEILGIPEVLEKFEIERVDQVIDYLGMMGDASDNIPGLPGVGDKTAKKFIKAYGSMEGLFEHSNELKGKMKEKVEANKELGFLSKKLVTIETEVPIDFVESDVLIEKANIEELTELFKDLEFRRLMNTVQSMYGASISEVRQDEPDVSVRKVITPSAGGVQGDLFAVADTETTNTTGFNTIENVDHFYQLVDTTATRKMLLDKLLKQKSVCFDTETTSLNTFEAELVGIAFSWEKHKGYYLSIPEGEAAEILEEFKPFFYSEEIEKIAQNLKYDLKVLANKNHNIKVKGPFFDTMIAHYLINPDMRHGMDVLAETYLNYSPVPIEKLIGKKGKNQLSMRTVPLQDQTEYAVEDADITFQLKELFEKKLEEAGTTDLFRDIEIPLVEVLSSMEIEGIKIDEDSLAGMSVELEADISKITDKVYAEAGEEFNLSSPKQIGDVLFGKLQLVEKPKKTKTGQFQTSESILSKLAPKHEIVRDILEYRSLVKLKSTYVDALPKEVQKTTGRVHTSYSQATAATGRLSSTNPNLQNIPIRTEKGKLIRKAFIARDDNHVLLAADYSQIELRLIAELSKDPEMVKSFKNNEDIHAATAAKVFNVPLEEVTREQRSHAKTVNFGIIYGVSAFGLSEQTSLSRKESAALIESYYNTYTHLKAFMDEKINFAREYGYVETILGRRRYLQDINSRNAMVRSAAERNAVNAPIQGSAADIVKIAMINIKKRFDKEGIKSKMLLQVHDELVFDALKSELEIIKPIIKEEMENAVKTDVPLTVDMGIGENWLEAH
- a CDS encoding FAD-binding oxidoreductase, with the protein product MKNLVKDINPSIIEEFTSTIRGEVTLPEDSNYDDARKLFNGMINKHPGVIVKCVDVADVISSVNFGRENNLLVAVRGGGHNGGGLGSCDDGLVIDLSGIKFIRVDTSTKTVRVGGGNVWGEVDHATHPFGLAVPAGIVSTTGVGGLTLGGGVGHLSRKYGLTIDNLLEADMVLADGTFVTVNEDQNTDLYWAIRGGGSNFGIVTSFKFQAHDVKYVFGGPTLWPIEKTEEIMEWYDGFIHNATEDLNGFIATLIIPGPPFPEHLHNKQFCGIIWNYVGDPEKAEEVFKPIMDMNPLFEHVGEMPYPAIQSLFDALLPPGMQWYWRADFFNDLGPEVRANHLKFGSKIPTPLSQMHLYPISGAAARPSRDDTPWAYRDANYAGVIVGVDPSPENADKITNWCKDYWNALHPYSSGGAYLNFIMDEGQERVQASYKDNYNRLADIKAKYDSGNFFSVNQNIKPAK
- a CDS encoding carbon-nitrogen hydrolase family protein, whose translation is MNEGIKVAAAQLSPVFLNKEKTVDKACDAISEAGAKGAKLIVFPEAFISGYPDWIWLIPNGKRTLLNDLYVKLVENAISIQDKSIDKLCKAAKSAKINIVIGMHERNSETSNASLYNSLLFINEDGSILGKHRKLIPTGGERLIWAQGDGSSLGAYDTSIGKIAGLICWENFMPLARNAIYESGTQILASPTWDKSENWLQSVQHIAREGGLFLISCCMTLQMSDIPDEYEFKKLYSKEKKWISIGNSCIIDPNGNFMAGPMEAKEGILYADIDLQEIIAAKRMFDVAGHYSRPDIFEFNVIPNTF
- a CDS encoding class I SAM-dependent methyltransferase; protein product: MNKINVNWISGDPYDYFMGRWSSLIAPKFIKWLNMPPHISWLDVGCGTGALSEAIAQHGEPQNISCIDTSEEFIKMAKKRLSGNGEFVVANVSDIPFKDNSFNIVASGLSLNFFPNIENVLSEMKRVTKPDGTIAAYVWDYADRMDFLRYFWDSAYQVDSKSRKLDEGIRFPICNSGGLINLFQKAGLINIESSALDIYTVFKNFEDYWKPFLGGQGPAPGYINSLDDESKEKLKNNIHERLPTEPDGSIKLLARAITIKGLYR
- a CDS encoding nickel-binding protein; amino-acid sequence: MPIYMDRHDVSETVTAEIVAGLHQEDLKIEHKFGCRGLTYWFDDKRKTAFCLIEAKDKQNIIDMHNHAHGEVPHRIIEVDGSIVESFLGRIEDPEKAQNTNLNIINDPAFRTIMIVKLHQETLNPTDSADIYTIFNKQIKNIKDLLLQSGGNIVKHEDGFFLISYKSVSDAVSYALKIQTEFNKSTAPDKYTTLKIGLNAGVPVTNKNSIFEDTIKLAESLCETNGREIVMTSEVRDLYISEKMNTPIDNRLINVLTKNDEKFVSKIMGFVEEKWRDTNLKVDDFSSGLGQSKSQLYRNMMSVFGKSPNSFLKNFRLNQAKKLLSKQRGNISEIAFETGFSSPSYFSKCFLKKYGIIPSDFLVSRTVAQ